The SAR324 cluster bacterium DNA window TGATGCTGGGACAGCTTGCAAAATGCTGATGGTAGGCAGGATCGAGGTAGTCTGGGCCAGCTTTAAAGGGCTGAACTTGAACTCCCCACTTTTTTAGACCGGTCAGCAACAGGCATGTCAAGGCTGTCTTACCGCTGGAGCTTTGCAGACCGGCGAGCACTATTCCTGAAGGCATGGGTCAGAATTCAATGCCCAGTCGAGCCCGTACTCCCTGGTCGAAGTGGTGCTTGATTTTCCGCATTTCGGTCACCACATCGGCCCGTTCGATCAATTCTGCAGGAGCATGGCGTCCTGTGAAAACAAGTTCGACCTGAGGTGGTCGGCTGTCCACCAAGTCCAGCACTTGTTCTAGTGAGAGCAACTCTCGATGCAAGCAGTAGTTGATTTCATCAGCGATCACCAAGTCGTAATTTCCAGAACAGACAATGTCCTTCAAAGCAGCTACTTCTGGGATCAATTCTGCCTTCATTCGTTTGACATCCTGTGGCACCTTGCGACTGACACACAGGGCCCAGTAATGCGGAACGTTTCGGAACGTCAGATTCGGATGCAGATCTGGGCAAATTTTCAGCTCTCCCGTTTTCCAGCGAGGCTTGAGCATCCGCAGGTAATAGACCTTCAGTCCGGCTCCTAGTGCTCTGAGCATCAAGCCAAGCGAGGCTGTACTCTTGCCCTTGCCCTCCCCGGTGTAGATCTGAAAGGCTCCCACACGCTGCTTAGTCCTGAGCGGTTCTTCAAACTCGAACTCTGCTGAATCGGCTATTTCCTCAGTCATCGTTGTTCATCACTTGTTGGGTTCGCTTTATTAGGGCAGAGATATCAGAATAGGACTGAGCCACGTGGATGCGAGGGCGTTGCAGCACAATTAATGGAATCCCCAACGATTTGGCTGCCTGGTATTTCTCAAGGTATCCCCCAGCTTTTCCAGAATCCTTGGTGACCAAGATCTCAATCTTCCAACGTTCCAGGATCCTGTGATTTTCTTCTACGCTGAAAGGACCTTGTTGCGCACAGATTCTCGAAAGAGGCACACCGGCCTGTTCCAATTCTCGCAGGGATTCGCTGGTGGGGGCACAGCGCACAAACCACTCAGCTTGCCGATGGCGATCCTGGCTCAGAAACTCCAGCACCTGGTAACTCCCCGTTGCCAGCAAGATGCGCTTACCGCTCTTCAGTGCGAGGGCAGAGACTTTCTCAATGGAATCTCCACACAACTCATCCCCGACCAGTGTTGAGGGGCGTTCATAACGCAAACAGGGGATTTCTAGATCCACGGACAATTGCTGCAATTGCAGGGTCATCCGAGATGCATAGGGATGGGTTGCATCTACCAGCAAGCTTGCCTGGTGTTGGTGCAGAACTTGGTGCCGTCGTTCACGTCCAAGTGATCCCCAAACCACAGGGATCTTTTGTTCTCGCCAGGTCTGTACTCCTTGCTCAGTAGCCACGGAAACAATAACTGGAATTCCCTGCTGGTGTAGGCTGCGGACAATTTCATTGCCATCGCTGGTCCCAGAAAAAACCCAGACCGCTTTTCTTGGAAGCTCTGCCTGTTGAGCGGAGAGGGATGGCTCAGCCCAGCCTATATACCCTCTAGGGGTGAAGAGAAACTCCCGTTTTGGTTGTGTGAAGCGGTTTCCAATCACCAGCGATGTAAGCATATCAAATTGCCGATGACTCAACTCTCCAAGTTTGCAGCATTCCACCGACTGTTCTTCGCGGTAAGCGTTGCGAACGATCCCACACCAGGTCTCGGTACTCTTGAAGGTTTTTAGGATCTCCAGGATTCGATAGACTCCCTGTGAACGGGAACGACTCTGGACGTTATAAAGTACGATCACCAGATCGGCTTGGGCCAGGTGCTGTGCCCTGGTTTCGATCCATTCCCACGGACAGAGCAGATCTGACAGGGATAAAGTGGCAAAGTCATGAGCCAGTGGGGCTCCCAGCAAGGCTGCGCAGGCATTGGCTGCCGAGATTCCAGGAACCACTTCGACAGGGAAGGTGTCTTCTTCCTTCAGCAGTTCAAGCGCTAGCGTTGCCATGCCGTAAATGCCAATATCACCACTGGAAACCAGGCTCACCCGTTTCCTCTGACGAGCTAGTTCCAAGGCTCGCTCAGCACGCCTTCGTTCCTGGGTCAGAGGAAAAGTTTCAATCTGCTTATTCTGAATCCATGGCAAGACCCAGCGTAGATAAAGATCGTACCCGACAATAACTTCACTCTGGGTCAGGGCTTTTTTCGCACGCTCCGGCACAAGATCAATGAATCCAGGTCCAACCGAAACAAGAAAAAGCGCTCCTTCAGTGGACATGGACGCTTTCCAACATCTTGCTTAGCATTGCTGTTGAGATGCAACTGGCGAAGGACCAGCCCAGCAGAAAAATCGTTGGATCTCCTGCGCTGAAGGCACAAAGCTGTTCGTAATCGGCCTGCCCCAGGTTGGTACTTTGTTGACGTTGCGTGGGCAGTGTAGCCTGGACAACAAGCAGCAAGGGTAACTCTGGATCAGCCCCAACTTCTATTAGATTGGGCAACACATGCTGTCCACGGAAGGTGGGCATATAGATTGCGACACCTGAACCATGGTTCAGAAAGGTCGTGACGGCCCGGCAGGTCTCCAGATCGCTGTAAGTGGAGACCGTTGTGATCAGTAGTTCCGAACCACAATCCCTTGAGGTCAGGGGCACTCCCAATGCTGCAGCTGTTCCAGACAGGGTAGTGACGCCAGCCAGTATCTGGTAGGGAATCCTGGCTTGCTGTAATACTGCGAGTTCATCGGCTAGGCGAGCATAGATCAGAGTATCACCACCCTTGAGCCGAACAACACACTCATTTTGTCTGACCATGTCCAGCAGCAATTCGTTGATTTCCTTCTGTTTTTGGGAATGGTTCGTGGCGCGTTTCCCGACATAGATCTTCTGGGTGCGACTAGGAATTAGATCGAGGACTTCTGGACCTACGAGCGCATCGTAAAGCACGACATCGGCTTCTCGCAGTACTCGATAGGCTTCCAGCGTCAGTAGCTCCGGATTCCCCGGTCCAGCTCCCACGAAAATCACTTTCCCCAACATCATGCTTTCTCAGGCCAGGGAGGATCATGCACTATGGCCACGGTCACCCCATTGTGAGCCGTTTTTGGAACCAGCAGTTTTCCGGCATGGCTGGCTAGCAGTGCGCACGGTTCACAGACGCCAGCCACTCTCAACGTATCCTGAACCCAATCAGAAGATTTAGTGACCCATGGTCTGTGCTGCAGCAGACTCAAGGGGATTCCTCGCAAGGGAAGTTGCTGCTGGCGGCACCAGGCCCACAACCCAGATTCCTGTAACTTGACATCAACGGTGACTACCATTCGGAAGTTTGCAATGGAGAGTTGGTGAGTGTTCAAGACGTTCATGACGGCAGTGTCAA harbors:
- the cobJ gene encoding precorrin-3B C(17)-methyltransferase, which gives rise to MSTEGALFLVSVGPGFIDLVPERAKKALTQSEVIVGYDLYLRWVLPWIQNKQIETFPLTQERRRAERALELARQRKRVSLVSSGDIGIYGMATLALELLKEEDTFPVEVVPGISAANACAALLGAPLAHDFATLSLSDLLCPWEWIETRAQHLAQADLVIVLYNVQSRSRSQGVYRILEILKTFKSTETWCGIVRNAYREEQSVECCKLGELSHRQFDMLTSLVIGNRFTQPKREFLFTPRGYIGWAEPSLSAQQAELPRKAVWVFSGTSDGNEIVRSLHQQGIPVIVSVATEQGVQTWREQKIPVVWGSLGRERRHQVLHQHQASLLVDATHPYASRMTLQLQQLSVDLEIPCLRYERPSTLVGDELCGDSIEKVSALALKSGKRILLATGSYQVLEFLSQDRHRQAEWFVRCAPTSESLRELEQAGVPLSRICAQQGPFSVEENHRILERWKIEILVTKDSGKAGGYLEKYQAAKSLGIPLIVLQRPRIHVAQSYSDISALIKRTQQVMNNDD
- a CDS encoding cobyrinate a,c-diamide synthase; translated protein: MPSGIVLAGLQSSSGKTALTCLLLTGLKKWGVQVQPFKAGPDYLDPAYHQHFASCPSINLDSWMMGRSEVVRLVQKYGTGKLGLLEGVMGLFDGASPV
- a CDS encoding cob(I)yrinic acid a,c-diamide adenosyltransferase — its product is MTEEIADSAEFEFEEPLRTKQRVGAFQIYTGEGKGKSTASLGLMLRALGAGLKVYYLRMLKPRWKTGELKICPDLHPNLTFRNVPHYWALCVSRKVPQDVKRMKAELIPEVAALKDIVCSGNYDLVIADEINYCLHRELLSLEQVLDLVDSRPPQVELVFTGRHAPAELIERADVVTEMRKIKHHFDQGVRARLGIEF
- the cobA gene encoding uroporphyrinogen-III C-methyltransferase; the protein is MMLGKVIFVGAGPGNPELLTLEAYRVLREADVVLYDALVGPEVLDLIPSRTQKIYVGKRATNHSQKQKEINELLLDMVRQNECVVRLKGGDTLIYARLADELAVLQQARIPYQILAGVTTLSGTAAALGVPLTSRDCGSELLITTVSTYSDLETCRAVTTFLNHGSGVAIYMPTFRGQHVLPNLIEVGADPELPLLLVVQATLPTQRQQSTNLGQADYEQLCAFSAGDPTIFLLGWSFASCISTAMLSKMLESVHVH